A region of Desulfonispora thiosulfatigenes DSM 11270 DNA encodes the following proteins:
- a CDS encoding EamA family transporter has protein sequence MKYAILVFLAGCSYGMLSTLVKLAYGLGFNVSEVVGAQYYFGLLVLSIIMIFMPKTKLNLKTALSLMLVGAFTALTGIFYSYALKLVSATLGVVLLFQFTWIGVLIEAIVDKTFPSRAKLLSLPFLFMGTLMAGGVFALEKMEFNLLGTLFGLLAALTFATFIFLASRIAIDQPTFTRTYWIALGAVCLVTIVYPPKFLVNGALVNGLFKYGLVLGVLSPAIAPLLFAMGAPKTGSGLATILSSSELPVAILMSSLILREQVSLVQWLGIFTILLGIASPYIYSYFKQQYTSKSLLELEKQPH, from the coding sequence ATGAAATATGCAATTTTAGTTTTTCTAGCTGGGTGTAGTTATGGTATGTTATCTACCCTAGTTAAACTAGCGTACGGATTAGGTTTCAATGTAAGTGAAGTAGTTGGAGCGCAATATTATTTTGGACTTTTAGTTTTAAGTATTATTATGATTTTTATGCCTAAAACCAAACTTAATCTTAAAACTGCTTTGTCTCTCATGTTAGTCGGAGCATTTACAGCTTTAACTGGTATTTTTTATTCCTATGCCTTAAAATTGGTTTCTGCTACCCTTGGGGTGGTACTTTTATTCCAATTTACTTGGATAGGTGTTTTGATTGAAGCAATTGTAGATAAGACATTCCCAAGCCGAGCAAAATTACTTTCCCTCCCTTTCTTATTTATGGGCACATTAATGGCAGGTGGAGTTTTTGCCCTTGAAAAAATGGAGTTTAATTTGTTAGGTACTTTATTTGGACTACTTGCTGCTTTAACCTTTGCAACATTCATATTTCTTGCAAGTAGAATAGCAATCGATCAGCCAACCTTTACACGAACTTATTGGATAGCCCTAGGAGCTGTATGTTTAGTTACTATTGTTTACCCTCCTAAGTTTTTAGTCAATGGTGCTTTGGTTAATGGTTTATTTAAATATGGTCTAGTACTTGGAGTCTTGAGCCCCGCTATTGCGCCCCTTTTATTTGCTATGGGTGCTCCAAAAACCGGCAGTGGTTTAGCTACTATTTTAAGCTCTTCAGAACTACCTGTAGCAATCTTAATGTCTTCTTTAATTTTAAGAGAACAAGTTTCACTAGTACAATGGTTAGGAATATTTACTATTCTTTTAGGGATAGCTAGCCCCTATATTTATTCTTATTTTAAACAGCAATATACTTCTAAATCCCTCTTAGAACTTGAAAAGCAACC